One part of the Streptomyces sp. NBC_00286 genome encodes these proteins:
- a CDS encoding molybdopterin oxidoreductase family protein — protein sequence MSRLSHTSRTSKRDRTPKTYTRLTHPLVRDSRDEPFRQATWDEALDRAARGLSAARGAFGMFSCARATNEMNYVAQKFARVVMGTNNVDSCNRTCHAPSVAGLSAAFGSGGGTSSYGEVEHTDLIVMWGSNARFAHPIFFQHVLKGIRNGARMYAVDPRRTSTAEWAESWLGLNVGTDIPMAHAIGREIIQAGLANEAFIERATTGFEEYKQLVEPWTLSLAEKVTGVPAAAIRELAHAYARAERAQLCWTLGITEHHNGTDNVRALINLSLLTGHVGRYGSGLQPLRGQNNVQGGGDMGAIPNRLPGFQDILNPTVRLKFESAWDTVIQPHYGLNLTEMFEAMEEGTLRAVYCIGENPAQSEADTDQAIRRLRALDFLVVQDIFLTKTAELADVVLPATVGWAETDGTTTNSERRVQRVRAAVTPPGEAREDIDILCELAARLGHDWKYADSEAVWNELRSVSPDHYGMTYERLEEHQGIQWPCPDTDRLEPTYLHGRLWDADPARRGRLAPFGLVQHDPPVDLTDEEYPIRLTTGRRLDSYNTGVQSGGFASPLRRGEYVELCPEDAERYGVVVGEEVQVSSRRGAVVAPVWVDPALRPGLAFMTMHFPDEVDTNQLTIEANCPIAGTAEFKASAIRIDKLPVATQVR from the coding sequence ATGAGTCGCCTGAGCCACACCAGCCGTACCAGCAAACGCGACCGAACTCCCAAGACGTACACCCGACTTACTCATCCACTCGTCCGCGACTCACGCGACGAGCCCTTCCGGCAGGCGACCTGGGACGAGGCGCTGGACCGCGCCGCCCGCGGGCTGTCCGCCGCCCGTGGCGCGTTCGGGATGTTCTCCTGCGCCCGCGCGACCAACGAAATGAACTACGTGGCGCAGAAGTTCGCGCGCGTCGTCATGGGCACCAACAACGTCGACTCCTGCAACCGCACCTGCCACGCCCCCAGCGTCGCGGGCCTCTCGGCCGCGTTCGGCTCGGGCGGCGGAACGTCGTCGTACGGGGAGGTCGAGCACACCGACCTCATCGTGATGTGGGGCTCCAACGCCCGTTTCGCCCACCCGATCTTCTTCCAGCACGTCCTGAAGGGGATACGGAACGGGGCACGGATGTACGCGGTCGACCCGCGCCGCACCTCCACGGCCGAGTGGGCGGAGAGCTGGCTCGGCCTGAACGTCGGCACGGACATCCCGATGGCGCACGCGATCGGCCGCGAGATCATCCAAGCAGGCCTTGCGAACGAGGCCTTCATCGAGCGGGCGACCACCGGCTTCGAGGAGTACAAGCAACTCGTCGAGCCCTGGACGCTGTCGCTCGCCGAGAAGGTGACGGGCGTACCGGCCGCCGCCATACGGGAGTTGGCGCACGCGTACGCCCGCGCCGAGCGCGCCCAGCTGTGCTGGACGCTCGGCATCACCGAGCACCACAACGGCACGGACAACGTACGCGCCCTCATCAACCTGTCCCTGCTGACGGGTCATGTGGGGCGCTACGGCTCGGGATTGCAGCCCCTGCGCGGCCAGAACAACGTGCAGGGCGGCGGCGACATGGGGGCGATTCCCAATCGCCTCCCCGGTTTCCAGGACATCCTGAATCCGACGGTCCGGCTGAAGTTCGAGTCCGCCTGGGACACCGTCATCCAGCCGCACTATGGGCTGAACCTGACGGAGATGTTCGAGGCCATGGAGGAGGGCACGCTCCGCGCCGTCTACTGCATCGGCGAGAACCCCGCCCAGTCCGAAGCCGACACCGACCAAGCGATACGACGCCTGCGGGCCCTGGACTTCCTCGTGGTACAGGACATCTTCCTCACGAAGACCGCCGAGCTGGCGGACGTGGTACTGCCCGCGACTGTGGGGTGGGCCGAGACGGACGGTACGACGACCAACAGCGAGCGACGAGTTCAGCGCGTACGAGCCGCCGTCACTCCGCCCGGCGAGGCCCGCGAGGACATCGACATCCTCTGCGAGCTGGCGGCCCGGCTCGGCCACGACTGGAAGTACGCGGACTCCGAGGCCGTATGGAACGAACTGCGCTCGGTGTCGCCGGACCACTACGGGATGACGTACGAACGCCTGGAGGAGCACCAGGGCATCCAGTGGCCGTGCCCGGACACGGACCGGCTCGAACCGACGTACCTGCACGGGCGGTTGTGGGACGCGGATCCGGCCCGGCGCGGCCGTCTCGCCCCCTTCGGGCTCGTCCAGCACGATCCGCCGGTCGATCTGACGGACGAGGAGTACCCGATCCGGCTGACCACCGGGCGACGGCTCGACTCGTACAACACCGGTGTGCAGAGCGGCGGTTTCGCTTCGCCGCTGCGGCGCGGGGAGTACGTCGAGCTGTGTCCGGAGGACGCGGAGCGCTACGGGGTTGTGGTGGGCGAGGAGGTCCAGGTGTCGTCGCGGCGCGGTGCCGTGGTGGCGCCGGTGTGGGTCGATCCCGCGCTGCGGCCCGGGCTCGCCTTCATGACCATGCACTTTCCCGACGAGGTGGACACCAACCAGCTGACGATCGAGGCGAATTGCCCGATCGCGGGGACGGCTGAGTTCAAGGCGTCGGCGATCCGGATCGACAAGCTTCCGGTTGCGACTCAGGTGAGGTGA
- a CDS encoding 2Fe-2S iron-sulfur cluster-binding protein, with protein sequence MTVTPLGIPRRLLEFTIDGEPVRAPEGSTILDACRAAGKDIPTLCQGDTLTPKNACRVCVVEVEGSRTLVPACSRKTEPGMEVKTDTERARHSRKLVLELLASSVDLSTTPQVAEWIKEYEAKPDRFGPDAARLNEQPKIDNNLYVRDYDKCILCYKCVDACGDQWQNTFAISVAGRGFDARIAVEHDAPLTDSACVYCGNCIEVCPTGALSFKSEFDMRAAGTWDESAQSETTTVCAYCGVGCNLTLHVQDNEIVKVTSPHDNPVTHGNLCIKGRFGYQHVQNRG encoded by the coding sequence ATGACCGTGACGCCGCTGGGGATCCCCCGCCGTCTGCTGGAGTTCACGATCGACGGAGAGCCGGTGCGGGCTCCCGAGGGCTCGACGATCCTCGACGCCTGCCGGGCCGCCGGGAAGGACATCCCGACGCTCTGCCAGGGCGACACCCTCACCCCGAAGAACGCCTGCCGCGTCTGCGTCGTCGAGGTCGAGGGGTCCAGGACTCTCGTCCCGGCCTGTTCCCGCAAGACCGAGCCCGGCATGGAGGTGAAGACCGACACCGAACGCGCCCGCCACAGCCGCAAGCTCGTCCTCGAACTCCTCGCTTCCTCGGTCGACTTGTCGACCACACCGCAGGTCGCCGAGTGGATCAAGGAGTACGAGGCGAAGCCCGACCGTTTCGGCCCGGACGCGGCCCGGCTGAACGAACAACCGAAGATCGACAACAACCTCTACGTCCGCGACTACGACAAATGCATCCTCTGCTACAAGTGCGTCGACGCATGCGGCGACCAGTGGCAGAACACCTTCGCGATCTCCGTCGCCGGACGCGGCTTCGACGCCCGTATCGCGGTCGAGCACGACGCCCCGCTCACCGACTCCGCCTGCGTGTACTGCGGCAACTGCATCGAGGTGTGCCCGACGGGAGCGCTCAGCTTCAAATCGGAGTTCGACATGCGGGCGGCCGGTACGTGGGACGAGTCGGCGCAGAGCGAGACGACCACGGTATGCGCGTACTGCGGAGTGGGCTGCAATCTCACGCTCCACGTGCAGGACAATGAAATCGTGAAGGTCACCTCGCCGCACGACAACCCGGTGACCCACGGCAACCTCTGCATCAAGGGCCGTTTCGGCTACCAGCACGTACAGAACCGGGGCTGA
- the fdhD gene encoding formate dehydrogenase accessory sulfurtransferase FdhD: MGRVTERRKVIRIRDGAVSSRPDTLVAEEPLEIRLNGKPLAITMRTPGDDFALAAGFLVSEGVLGEAHELQNIVYCAGATADGSNTYNVVDVKTASGVVIPDITLERNVYTTSSCGLCGKASLDAVRTTARWAIDDGEAAPVRLEPELLASLPDRLRASQRVFERTGGLHAAALFTEDGELLDIREDVGRHNAVDKLVGRALQNGALPLSRTILLVSGRASFELAQKAVMAGIPVLAAVSAPSSLAVDLAAESDLTLVGFLRGASMNVYAGEHRIALRTAAAHG; encoded by the coding sequence ATGGGACGAGTCACGGAACGACGCAAGGTGATCCGTATCCGCGACGGGGCGGTCTCGTCCCGCCCGGACACGCTCGTCGCCGAGGAACCCCTGGAGATCCGGCTGAACGGCAAGCCGCTCGCGATCACGATGCGCACTCCCGGGGACGACTTCGCGCTGGCCGCGGGGTTCCTGGTCAGTGAGGGTGTGTTGGGCGAGGCCCATGAGCTGCAGAACATCGTGTACTGCGCGGGGGCGACTGCCGACGGCTCGAATACGTACAACGTCGTCGACGTGAAGACCGCCTCCGGCGTCGTCATCCCCGACATCACCCTCGAACGCAACGTCTACACGACCTCCTCCTGTGGCCTGTGCGGCAAGGCGAGCCTCGATGCCGTCCGTACGACGGCACGGTGGGCCATCGACGACGGTGAAGCCGCCCCGGTCCGGCTCGAACCCGAGCTGCTCGCGAGCCTCCCCGACCGGCTGCGCGCATCTCAGCGGGTCTTCGAGCGGACCGGGGGGCTGCACGCGGCGGCCCTGTTCACGGAGGACGGCGAGCTGCTCGACATCCGTGAGGACGTGGGCCGGCACAACGCGGTCGACAAGCTGGTCGGCCGCGCCCTCCAGAACGGCGCGCTACCGCTCTCCCGCACGATCCTGCTCGTCTCGGGGCGGGCCTCCTTCGAGCTCGCCCAGAAGGCGGTGATGGCGGGCATACCCGTGCTGGCCGCCGTCTCCGCGCCCTCGTCCCTCGCGGTGGACCTGGCGGCGGAGTCGGATCTGACCCTCGTCGGCTTCCTCCGGGGTGCCTCCATGAACGTGTACGCGGGCGAACACCGGATCGCCCTGCGGACCGCGGCCGCCCACGGCTGA
- a CDS encoding sialidase family protein, protein MPSSVRARLRTTVTASVATAALLALSPQPAPDQQRIQPAADTAGFEQQVLFKASQDPGYACYRIPAVVKTTKGTLLAFAEGRVNDCSDAGDIDIVLKRSTDGGRTWGPLQVINEGGGDTHGNPAPIVDRETGRIVLAETYNPGRTDGQNCEVPCDRTPHMQHSDDDGLTWSEPRDLSDEILPDHWNSWYATGPVHGIQLSHGKHAGRLVFGVNAETWNGERSEMGVPPAEDWGRVSANHAALIVSDDGGDSWRIGATDSYPIPAGGTFRQKPSEMSMTERADGVIVISGREQDGTDLGHRTQTFSRDGGDSFTSPFRTQPDLYTPQVQGSTLRLGDRLLLACPADPDRRRTMMVRSSYDGGRTWDSVDRGTVVTTDWSGYSDMVRISHDTVGLMYEGGAIDARDEIRFARFTEDWLQPRRGPDPKTIDLASPTRPAAVLGGARTTDGVSGRAMEFDGIDDAVRLPYDSELPLGAKDFTASLWFRYTATSGEQPLLWMGGVGLTQPQVWLRGEPASGRIQGQITVRDGASPAQSATVRTSGAYNDGQWHHLALRRGGGALTMFIDGTPISTADLPGSVSRNSPFGVHIGQKLDSRAHFAGAIDDVRVYDRALSDTELYEVNSRGSVTRDTVLWLPMDRVRDSN, encoded by the coding sequence ATGCCGTCAAGTGTTCGCGCACGTCTCAGAACCACCGTCACCGCAAGCGTCGCCACCGCCGCGCTGCTCGCACTCTCCCCACAGCCGGCTCCCGACCAGCAACGGATCCAACCGGCCGCCGACACCGCCGGGTTCGAGCAGCAGGTCCTCTTCAAGGCCTCCCAGGATCCCGGATACGCGTGCTATCGGATCCCCGCCGTCGTGAAAACGACGAAGGGCACGCTGCTGGCGTTCGCCGAAGGCCGGGTGAACGACTGCAGTGACGCCGGCGACATAGACATCGTGCTCAAGCGTTCCACGGACGGCGGGCGAACCTGGGGTCCCCTTCAGGTCATCAACGAGGGCGGGGGCGACACCCACGGCAACCCCGCCCCGATCGTGGACCGCGAGACCGGGCGCATCGTGCTGGCGGAGACGTACAACCCGGGCCGTACGGACGGTCAGAACTGCGAGGTGCCGTGTGACCGCACGCCCCACATGCAGCACAGCGACGACGACGGGCTCACCTGGTCCGAGCCGCGTGACCTCAGCGACGAGATCCTGCCCGACCACTGGAACTCCTGGTATGCCACCGGGCCCGTACACGGCATCCAGCTGAGCCATGGCAAGCACGCGGGGCGGCTCGTCTTCGGCGTCAACGCCGAGACGTGGAACGGCGAGCGAAGCGAGATGGGGGTCCCCCCGGCCGAAGACTGGGGGAGGGTGTCCGCCAACCACGCCGCGCTCATCGTCAGCGACGACGGCGGCGACAGCTGGCGCATCGGGGCGACGGACTCGTATCCGATACCAGCAGGCGGTACGTTCCGCCAGAAACCGTCCGAGATGAGCATGACCGAGCGGGCCGACGGGGTCATCGTGATCAGCGGCCGTGAGCAGGACGGCACCGATCTCGGGCACCGTACGCAGACGTTCAGCCGTGACGGTGGCGACAGTTTCACGTCGCCGTTCCGTACCCAGCCTGACCTCTACACACCCCAAGTCCAGGGTTCCACGCTGCGGTTGGGCGACCGGCTGCTGCTCGCCTGTCCCGCCGATCCGGACCGGCGCAGGACGATGATGGTCCGTTCCTCTTACGACGGCGGGCGCACCTGGGACAGCGTGGACCGTGGCACGGTCGTCACGACGGACTGGTCCGGCTACTCGGACATGGTGCGCATCAGCCACGACACGGTCGGCCTGATGTACGAGGGCGGGGCGATAGACGCGCGCGACGAGATCCGTTTCGCACGGTTCACCGAGGACTGGCTGCAACCGCGTCGCGGACCCGACCCGAAGACCATCGACCTGGCCTCTCCCACGCGTCCCGCGGCGGTCCTCGGCGGCGCGCGCACGACGGACGGTGTGTCCGGGCGGGCGATGGAGTTCGACGGCATCGACGACGCCGTGAGGCTGCCGTACGACAGTGAACTGCCGTTGGGGGCAAAGGACTTCACGGCGTCGCTGTGGTTCCGCTACACCGCCACCAGCGGTGAGCAGCCGCTGCTCTGGATGGGCGGGGTCGGCCTCACCCAGCCGCAGGTGTGGCTGCGCGGCGAGCCCGCTTCCGGTCGTATTCAGGGGCAGATCACGGTCCGGGACGGTGCGAGCCCGGCGCAGTCCGCCACGGTGCGCACCAGTGGCGCGTACAACGATGGTCAGTGGCACCATCTGGCACTGCGGCGCGGTGGAGGGGCGCTCACGATGTTCATCGACGGCACGCCGATCAGTACGGCTGACCTGCCGGGATCCGTGAGCCGTAACTCACCGTTCGGTGTGCACATCGGCCAGAAGCTGGACAGCCGGGCGCATTTCGCGGGCGCGATCGATGATGTACGGGTCTACGACCGGGCGCTCAGCGACACAGAGTTGTACGAGGTGAACAGCAGGGGCTCTGTGACGCGGGACACCGTCCTGTGGCTTCCCATGGACCGGGTGCGCGACAGCAACTAA
- a CDS encoding DUF4185 domain-containing protein, which translates to MPEYSRVRHRSGAGLGLLLALVLGAVLLTALPDEDDDDREGACTPRTVSSWAAEPDLNGEFTRYGDDASRADDWTGGDGTHSVRLPDGRVLWLFSDTYLGNVYGPPNPVGESFAWRDQNAPLVRNSAVVMSDGRLQNTLPAPLFPDPAPGQWRWPVAAKVEARSPGSSEKVVRVLLWTRANGTYPWIYGVPTATEVATLSLPDLRVEGIVKVLDQQQVREPEKRVLFGTTAVTEDDDWTYVFGGDDAQAASRPASKAYVARVPRDRLAEPDAWEYWDGGRWSTISSRMKPVLGDGQRKGVGSAFTVARDGGTWVLFTMAAGAEGLTTVTSYWACSPTGPWRGPTKGFSPPLPEQRSGVAAYNPQVHPALGGRLVLSYDVNWLDATGTAAQANLSRNVSLYRPRFVTLKLSSG; encoded by the coding sequence GTGCCCGAATACTCGCGAGTACGACACCGTTCGGGGGCCGGGCTGGGACTCCTCCTGGCCCTGGTCCTCGGCGCGGTGCTGCTCACCGCTCTCCCGGACGAAGACGACGACGACCGGGAGGGCGCCTGCACGCCTCGTACGGTCTCGTCGTGGGCGGCGGAGCCGGACCTCAATGGCGAGTTCACGCGGTACGGAGACGACGCCTCGCGGGCCGACGACTGGACCGGCGGCGACGGCACCCACTCCGTGCGGCTGCCGGACGGCCGGGTGCTGTGGCTGTTCTCGGACACATATCTGGGCAACGTGTACGGGCCGCCGAACCCGGTGGGCGAGTCGTTCGCCTGGCGGGACCAGAACGCGCCCCTGGTGCGCAACTCGGCCGTCGTCATGTCCGACGGCCGCCTCCAGAACACCCTTCCCGCGCCGCTGTTCCCCGACCCGGCCCCCGGTCAGTGGCGCTGGCCCGTCGCGGCCAAGGTCGAGGCCCGCTCCCCCGGGTCCTCGGAGAAGGTCGTACGCGTCCTGCTGTGGACCCGTGCGAACGGCACGTACCCCTGGATCTACGGCGTCCCCACCGCCACGGAGGTGGCCACGCTCTCGCTGCCCGATCTGCGGGTCGAGGGCATCGTCAAGGTCCTCGACCAGCAGCAGGTGCGGGAGCCGGAGAAGCGGGTGCTGTTCGGCACGACGGCGGTGACCGAGGACGACGACTGGACGTATGTGTTCGGCGGCGACGACGCGCAGGCCGCCTCCCGCCCGGCCTCGAAGGCGTACGTGGCGCGGGTGCCCCGCGACCGGCTTGCGGAGCCGGACGCCTGGGAGTACTGGGACGGCGGGCGGTGGTCCACCATCTCGTCGCGGATGAAGCCCGTGCTCGGTGACGGGCAGCGCAAGGGTGTGGGCAGCGCGTTCACGGTCGCACGGGACGGCGGCACCTGGGTGCTGTTCACGATGGCGGCGGGTGCCGAGGGCCTGACGACCGTCACCTCGTACTGGGCGTGCTCACCCACCGGTCCATGGCGTGGGCCCACCAAGGGCTTCAGCCCGCCGCTGCCCGAGCAGAGGTCGGGAGTCGCGGCGTACAACCCGCAGGTGCACCCGGCGCTCGGCGGGCGGCTCGTGCTCAGTTACGACGTCAACTGGCTGGACGCGACGGGGACCGCGGCGCAGGCGAATCTCAGTCGGAACGTGTCCCTGTACCGACCGCGATTCGTGACGCTGAAGCTGAGCTCGGGCTGA